The genomic window GAGAGAGCAATTTTAACGTTGCCCATGGTCCAATTAAAatctttttgaaagaaaaaaaaagaaatcaaaagcaATAGAGGAAAGAGGTACAGAAGGAGTAAGAGGGTAAGATCAAGCTTTTCGTTTATAGCAAGAGATATGACAAGCTTTTCTTTGCGCCTAGCTAGCTCTCTTCTTTTGCATGTGACAGAATCACAGAAGAATATGGAAACATTTATTCCCTCCTCATGCATGCCACTGAGGAGTTTTTGGAACCAATTAAAGATATTCCTTAGGAAAAAGGAAGATTTTGGAACTAAAGCTACCCATGCATACCTAGAAATCTTTAGAGTTTCCTTGTTCATGGAATATTTCTTGGTAAATGTGTATCTTGAGAAactataaaaaattcaaatctgTAGAAACAAATGGACCAATCAAATGAGAACTTGTGCCATCTTTACAAATTGACCCTTTCATTCTTTTTCCAACATGTTAGCTTCTTTTCTCAGTATAAGACAAAAGGAAAAGGGTAATGGTGTACAATTAATATTAACCAATCAAATCAATACAACAaaagtaataaaatatttatcaatACTCCTGATTATTAGACTAACATTCAATCACTTTGTCGGAAAGGTGTCGGTAAACAATGATCGCGGTGATGATTTCGCATCAATCCGCGCGAGCAACCGACGGTTAACTGACCTTCCTTGTGATGTCACCTTTgtttttcctctcctttttcttttttctgtctcTCCCTTTTGCTTTGCTTCAATATCATCTTTGTCTCTTTAGACATGTAAATTTGAGCACTCAAATGAAACTTCCATCTCGTTATCCAGACACATTGGGTGAAGAGAAAGATgaagtaggaggaggaggaagagagagatagagggagaAGGGGGGGATAAAAGTTAGGGGGTTGGATTTTGTTGCAAACTTTGCCTTTTGTGTGTTTCTTGGAAGCCACTCCTGCCTCCTATCCTATGTGCTAAGCTGGTGAGCTTTTAGTCTTGTAGGAGTGTATATAGTGCATGTATGCTGCTCCTATCATGGTAGTAATGATGTTGTCAGGGTTCTTGTTTTGCTTTTGGTTGCCTCACCGAGATTGGCTACTACTCATACTCAAGGTGCAGCTAGATACGTTGCTCTTTTACCCATGATGATCCTGGCTGTCAGATGGCCAGAAGGATGGGTACTGCCATTCTGTGCCATCCTTACCACCTGATGTTTcctggagagaaaaaaacagttaaaaaaagattaattaaaGAGTGTTTACCCAGATGCAAGAGGCTATATGTTATATTATTTAAAAGACAAAAAGAGAAACACACATAATCTTGTACTTGGTCGCCCAACTAAATATAATGTGCCTTAGatatcaaataataaaataatgcattTTTCACCATGAACAAAATTAGGACACTCAACTTTCCGGGGAAAAAATATGAATGCATTATGGTTGTGAAATATTTCTATGCAGGCATGGAAAAAAATGCCATCATAAATGACAAAGCTACATTTCCCCATTATATTTTCTCACATAAATTTCATCCAAATAACATAATCACGCTAGGCGTTACAACTTtacaattatattataatacaaACCGCTAGCCAAATGCATAAGTTTCCAAATCCACATTGTTTTGTATAACTGAATGGAATATTTTATGACGAAAAACTAGCTTCTGCCATATGAAAAATAGCACAAGGAACAGCTAGATAGAAGTGTCGGGTTGAATAAAACaatgttggttttttttaaaaaagtatgcACGTTCCCTGATGCTATATGTGAAATGTCAGGTTGAATAAAACaatgttggttttttttaaaaaaaaaaagtatgcacGTTGAATAAAACCCGGGTTGATGGCTTTTCCAACCCTACCCTCTCCCACCATTATAAATTCATCTTCAAGAGTTATAGAAATAGtaactagctagctataaatTCACTACAAATTAagcaaaaaaaattcatgtgcAGTTACATGTTTACATGCTAATTAAAGGTGTATATTATTTGCACACAATAGTTTTTTTACTACTTTCTTTAGAGGTACAGAAAAGTACCACATTATGGTGTAAATTGTGGTGTCTCTCCGTACTTTTGTAGTGCATCAGGAGCTAACACAAATTAATACTCCCTTCcagttgataatacttgtcgttttggacaagagcatgcacggtctccaaaaaaacaactttgaccattattttctgttgtaatatgtataaaagtgttaacaatatatgattttattaaagtactttttaagactaatctatacatgtagtcaccatatttgaaagacaaatattttaaaaatgatttataatcaaagattctaaagtttgaccttacccttgtctaaaacgacaagtattatcagcccggggGAGTAACAAAAAATGTGGATACTCTATACTAactcaaggaccgtaaaatcaCCCTTTGTatattaataaaaagaaaactccACTCATGTACAACACGTACACATAGCTAGAaatgatattattattattattattattattattattattattattattattattattagaaaaaaatacattttatacTTTTCTTGTGCTTATTCCTAAAATTAGAACACAACTATATATACATTCTTAAATAGCTGTAGTAATACTACCAccattccaaaataaaacatattttagctatatatgtaTCTATCTAGATAAATCTCTATCCAGATACATATATAGTTATTGtgttttgggatggagggagtagctaactATATCAGATAAATCTAAGCACCGTGTTAAACGTGAATGCCACTAGCTACGATCAAACAAGTTGTTGGATGTGCAACCGTACATGAGATGGATGTAAAGCATATAAAATCAGAGTATGTATCTGcagtctgtgtgtgtgtgtgagagagagagagagatatgtatatatacgtgaAATATATGGTTACGTACCCCTCCTTTGGACCTCCTTGAGGTGCAGCCCATGATCACCTCCTCCAGTCCAGAACCAGAGGTCGACCTCCCATCAAACTTTCGCGGTTGGTGTGGCCGTTCATCCTCCTGCTGATCATTTTCTCACAAATCAGaacaaacaattaattaataggACTAATTGACAGTCAATTACTATATATACACAAtactaattaataattaatagaAGTATACGGATATATATCATGACGTACGTGGCTTAATACAAGGGCTACAATGCCAAAAGAAGTGTAGTACGTGCTAATTTCGAATCTATTACTACGTCCCAATGATCACAAGAATTATGTTGTAAGATTTAGAATATTACCAGTAGACACCACGGTAAAGTCACTCGTCTTAagcatataaaaattatatagctAGCTAAGTTTATCATAACAAATTCTTTCGCAATATATATCACACTTGTATAACCTTTTCAAATGTATAACCAAAGAGaattaaattattagtcaaatttgtatttgaaaagtcCAAAACGACGTTATTTTTAGCGAGCTACTACGATCGTGTACCTGGTTATGGTAAATATACGGCGGCTCCGGCTGCCGGAGCATGACGGTGCCCTggtgagccggcggcggcgacatcagCCTGGCTATGGGGTCCGCCGGCGAGCTGACGACGTGGAACGTCGCCGCGACGCTCTGCTGCTGCCCGACGtagtggtggccgccgccgccgcgccggtggtcgtgctcgtcgtcgtcgtgctgctgctgctgccgccgctgatCAACCATAGCACTTTGGTGATCCGACGACGACGCTCCCATTCCCGCCTGTGTAGTTtagattaataatttattaattcaACATGTAAATTAATTACTTGCAAATATATAGTAAGTAAATACATGTAGGAATTAATCAGTTATATATACTTggatatataaattaattaggtttGTGCTGCACGACCATCATCACACCTGAAATTctgatggattaattaatttattatatctgtcagttttttttttttggtagataGGGGAAGGTGAGCCAATTTGGAAAGCGAAGTAAATTAATTGATAACCTAGAGGTTTTCTCTTTGTTCATTAGTTTTTGCTGTTAGATTCATCATAGCACGCTTACATGGGTGAGTAGTATATGCAGATCATGCAATTAATTAGGGTTGCTTGCTGTGTGCACAAAATTTATTGTATTATACTactatgtgtatatatatatatatatgtcccaATTAAGTACAGCATTGATGCTATTCAGATTGTCTACCAGGTACATATAACTACCAGATTCAAGATCGTTCCTGAAAGTCTATATGTGTCCCTAGTCCTGTTTATGTTAGTGATTTTGTTCCTAATTTCAACTGATATTTAATTGTATGACAAGACCATGTCTTACTTCAATTCTGCATATAGGTCAGATACATCTATCAATTTAGGTAAGATCTCAGAGCTAAGCAAGTACTGTTCACCTGAAGAAATCTTTTCTCATCCTACCATATTGTAAGGTCAGATTGATCCGGACGCGCACAGAAAATTAGCCTTGTCATCCCAATGACTGTACCCTCCCAAACAAAAACATCTCATCCTATTCCTACCTACATTTCACTGACCAAGAAAAAGGAAACCTTCTTCTACAAGCAACCTACATACAATGAAAGAAAACATTAATTGCATTATTTATAGTGGTCCAATAACTAATAGAAATATATGCGAATTCGATTTCTCAATTGTCCCCATATGTAAAAAGTCAATATATACAAAACGACAAAATAGTCCCACCATCTGACCAATATTCAAAGTCTAGGACAAATATAtgtgaaattattatatttcatgGTACATATATCGAAAATTTTATTGCGAGATATATATACAGAGGTTCGTGTGTTCATGTATGTTATTTTCCTCTTAGATACTTTCATATTTATGTTTCTTCATCAACTTAATCTCGACCGTACGTTAGAGGTTGAACATCCAATGGTCCAGAAATAAAGGGGAAAGATCTCGGCGGTTACTATAAATCTTGTCCCATTCACTAATGGCTTGAACTGATTTGGTATAAAATGCTGAATTTAAATGCAATCATAAGCGAATTCAGTATTTTCTACATGTTTCATTATAATTTCATGTGTTTTGatgaattaatttaatttcactTTAGTTTATCTCTTAcaaatttcatttcattttcatAAGTTCTATCTTAATTACTCCTTCAAGATATTTACCGAAATTCCCCCTTCGTCTTTTAAGCTGTTCGATCGATATTTTAAACCCTATAGTATGCAAGCGTCAAAAGGTAAGTAGGCAGTCCTAAAAAGAAATAACTTTTGGAGATGAATCTGAACCAGCACTGCACTTGTCTAGATTCATCCtaagaaataaattttattccgagaggacgaagggagtattactTTTACTGTGTAAGGAATCATCAAAATCCCCAAATTAGCAACTGCTAAACTCTAAATCTCTAATTAACAAGGGACTGATCGATCACTCACCTCCTCGAAGCTACTCCTGAACTGCGCGAAGCTGAATTCATcaatgccggcggcgccgccgtggaatGCGGCCACGCTGACGTTAGCGGAAGCCAttggcgccgccgctgcagctgcggcggcagccgccgccgcacggtcCCTCCCCGACGTTGTCCTCCTATCTAcagccgaggcggaggcggtggcggcggcgtcggcggcggcgcactgcCTGGGCTGCGTCTGGTAGAAGATCTTGGagacgacgagctcgccgtcgcgctcctcctcggcctcgccgAGGTGGTACTGGTGCATCACCCAGTTGGTCTTCTCCGGCTTGCGGTGCTTCCCGAAGTTGGTGTAGAGCACCAGGATCTTCTTGCACCCGCGCTGACGCccaccgcccaccaccgcccgcGTCTTCCCGGTCTTGTGCCACCGCGTCTCgctcctctgctgctgctgctgctgctgatggccatggcgcgccaccgccgccgccgccgacgccgacgacgacgacgacgcgttgccaccgccgccgctcgacgaggcggcggccgccggcggctggATCTTGCGGCGCTTGCGGGTGCCGGTGGTGTAGGCCTTGGATGGGCGGTGGAAGAAGTGCCTGCTCAGGCCGTCCTTGCTGACACCTGCATGGATGGAAGCACACGTCAGCAAGTGCCCGCCATTTTTTTCCATGTctggttagctagctagctagctactgtctgtttctcttttgaaaaaaaaagaaaaagaaaagaaaagaaaagggaaaaaaggatTTGAGTGATGATGCAATGGTCAATTAAGCCATTGGCTGTTTGGAGGATATAACAACCTTGGGAGGAGGACAAAACCTAACTTTGGAAGATGTGCAGGGGCTGGGAAAGATCTCATGTCACATTTCATTCTCTCTTCtagagatagatagagagagagagatggtgtttttcaaatttttagagAGAGTGTGTGAGATGTGCTGCCACAACAACAACACATTGATTGACTAGCTATACATGCAGTACATGTACTGGAAGATTTGGTGTACCACTGTTTCCCTTCTTGCACAAGCTAGATTCCTACAGTGCATTACACACTTGCAAATTAAATCTACCATTGATGCcatttattttctctctttttttttggtgtgtgtgGGGAGTATGCATGCTTAGCTATCAAGTATCATTTAAAACAATTCTAGAAATGCGAGATAcaaggagaggagaagatatGAACCGAAacagaaagggaaaaagaaaccGAAGAAAGAAATGGTGGAAAAAACTGAAGCAAGTAAAAGAAACAGAAAGTGCAAACCtccaaaacacaaaaaaaaaaaaacaacaacaacaattaaacATCCTTTTGAAGAACTGAACTTGATTAATCAATTGCACATATTAACCTGGCAATTTCTCAGGGTGGGTGTAGCAGATTCCATCCTCCCCTTCAATGGTGGGTATGAACTCGTCGATGAgcgggtgcgccgccgcctcgccgccgggccGGACTTTCGCCTCGAGATGCTCAATCAGCTCCTGATCCGTCGGATCGAACTTCACACCGGCCGGTAGCCCCACCCAGTCCTTCACAGACACACGAAAAATTCAGGCATCAACAACTCCAAcaaaattcagaattcagacacaCAAACAACACTCATATATAGCAAACTATTAATTAAACATGGTTAATTAACAAAGTATGATACACACACGCGTACCAGCTTCCGGTCGATCTTGTGGCCGCACCTCGGGCAGCAGCTCTCCTCCGACATGTACTTGCGGTGCTCCTCGATCCTCGATCCGATGAGGCGGCggtgaccgccgccgccgccgcctgcttgATCTTCTGCTACCACACCATCCATGGCGGCTACCTGAGCTTCTGATCTTCTTCCTCGATCTCCTTCTCGCCGAAAAGATGGCAGTAGAAGCTTGCACCTCCTTGATCAGGGGCTAGAGCTCACCTACCTGTGCATGATCACATGTAACATGTAGCAGGATCACTCAcatggggagggagagggaggtagaagaagaagaggaagaggagagaggaaagggaagagagagagggggcaaGAGGGGGTTTTGAGGAAGCAATTAATAAAGATTTGGAGACCGGAATTCCATGTGTTTGATATGGCTTTAACTGAAGGAAGGGAAGAGATAGAAAGGAAAAGGTTCTCCAGGCACACACGAAACACCTTTGGACATACGCCAGACCGAGCTGTCCCTCTATCTagccttcccctctctctctctctctctctctctagcttaGCTCCACCTATCCCTTGAGAGAGAAAGGGACACACAGACATGTCTACACCtatgctagctgctgctgctcctgggttttaattttttactaTTTTGGGAAAAGAAGGgataaatttgaacaaattttgacCGAGTTTGAATTTATTTTACTAAACTAAccaaaattgaaaagaaaaaagacatTTTTTTGGAAGAAATAGTTGTGTGCCTAGGGGGTAGATCGGAAATTTTGAACAGGAATTGCAAACCCTACTGCTACATATTgctcggtctctctctctctctatctctctctatctcttgcTGACTCTCTAGTAAATGCAAAATTAATCCAGTTGATACTATAGTAATGTTGAAATATGTGTTGCattttgtttgctatttttAGGATGTGTATTCAACACATATTGTAGAACTAGCATAGtgtttcaatcaaaatttccTGCTTTAATTTACCACAAATTCAGGTTTTTATTTGCTAGACTTAGAATTTacagaaaaaaacacaaaaattgaATCGAAAAATTCAGCCATTGTATCTATTATTTTTGCGTCACATATTAAAAAACCGCCACATAGTGTAGTAACTTCTAACTCCTTACTTTCTGGTTATTCATTATTAATTGGCATATGCAATGCATAACTCCAAAAAACAACCCAATTTTGGACGAGTTttgaaaccaagaaaaaaattacatttgtaaatcaCAGTAAAACAGAATAATATAAGTATTGAAAAGCGTTGGAAACATAATTTAAAAACCCCTGCACAATCACGCGTTCTTACTAGTATATtgtccaaaaagaaaaacaaaaaaaaagtattaaacTCAGTACCGCTAAACAGCATGACACGCACTACTTAACAACTAGCGTGCCTCACAGTCGCCCAACAGTCCTTCTCTCCCTGTTCTTCGTCCTCTTCGACTCTCCCCTTATGTAAAAGAATTACTCTCAGTCACCTTTACGCAAACGTTCATTTCGTCCCTATCCTCCCCTCCATCCTCTTTGCTCCTGTTCTCTCCCCCACTCGTTGGTTGGAAACTCCCCTCCATATATATCCTTGGCCTCCCCGTCCCTCCCCTATTTTGTCTCAATGTAAACAAATTACTCTCAGCTCTTCCAAAGTTACCAGATAAATTTTTTACACCAGAAAGATGAAAGGTAAAACCCCTTCCAAAgttactaaatatttttttacacaatAAGGAATGAGGGTAATTTTCTTACATCGGGAGGAGAGGGATCCG from Oryza glaberrima chromosome 6, OglaRS2, whole genome shotgun sequence includes these protein-coding regions:
- the LOC127775539 gene encoding NAC domain-containing protein 75-like isoform X3, whose product is MDGVVAEDQAGGGGGGHRRLIGSRIEEHRKYMSEESCCPRCGHKIDRKLDWVGLPAGVKFDPTDQELIEHLEAKVRPGGEAAAHPLIDEFIPTIEGEDGICYTHPEKLPGVSKDGLSRHFFHRPSKAYTTGTRKRRKIQPPAAAASSSGGGGNASSSSSASAAAAVARHGHQQQQQQQRSETRWHKTGKTRAVVGGGRQRGCKKILVLYTNFGKHRKPEKTNWVMHQYHLGEAEEERDGELVVSKIFYQTQPRQCAAADAAATASASAVDRRTTSGRDRAAAAAAAAAAAAPMASANVSVAAFHGGAAGIDEFSFAQFRSSFEEAGMGASSSDHQSAMVDQRRQQQQHDDDEHDHRRGGGGHHYVGQQQSVAATFHVVSSPADPIARLMSPPPAHQGTVMLRQPEPPYIYHNQKMISRRMNGHTNRESLMGGRPLVLDWRR
- the LOC127775539 gene encoding NAC domain-containing protein 75-like isoform X2, with protein sequence MDGVVAEDQAGGGGGGHRRLIGSRIEEHRKYMSEESCCPRCGHKIDRKLDWVGLPAGVKFDPTDQELIEHLEAKVRPGGEAAAHPLIDEFIPTIEGEDGICYTHPEKLPGVSKDGLSRHFFHRPSKAYTTGTRKRRKIQPPAAAASSSGGGGNASSSSSASAAAAVARHGHQQQQQQQRSETRWHKTGKTRAVVGGGRQRGCKKILVLYTNFGKHRKPEKTNWVMHQYHLGEAEEERDGELVVSKIFYQTQPRQCAAADAAATASASAVDRRTTSGRDRAAAAAAAAAAAAPMASANVSVAAFHGGAAGIDEFSFAQFRSSFEEAGMGASSSDHQSAMVDQRRQQQQHDDDEHDHRRGGGGHHYVGQQQSVAATFHVVSSPADPIARLMSPPPAHQGTVMLRQPEPPYIYHNQEDERPHQPRKFDGRSTSGSGLEEVIMGCTSRRSKGGETSGGKDGTEWQYPSFWPSDSQDHHG
- the LOC127775539 gene encoding NAC domain-containing protein 75-like isoform X1: MDGVVAEDQAGGGGGGHRRLIGSRIEEHRKYMSEESCCPRCGHKIDRKLDWVGLPAGVKFDPTDQELIEHLEAKVRPGGEAAAHPLIDEFIPTIEGEDGICYTHPEKLPGVSKDGLSRHFFHRPSKAYTTGTRKRRKIQPPAAAASSSGGGGNASSSSSASAAAAVARHGHQQQQQQQRSETRWHKTGKTRAVVGGGRQRGCKKILVLYTNFGKHRKPEKTNWVMHQYHLGEAEEERDGELVVSKIFYQTQPRQCAAADAAATASASAVDRRTTSGRDRAAAAAAAAAAAAPMASANVSVAAFHGGAAGIDEFSFAQFRSSFEEAGMGASSSDHQSAMVDQRRQQQQHDDDEHDHRRGGGGHHYVGQQQSVAATFHVVSSPADPIARLMSPPPAHQGTVMLRQPEPPYIYHNQQEDERPHQPRKFDGRSTSGSGLEEVIMGCTSRRSKGGETSGGKDGTEWQYPSFWPSDSQDHHG